Part of the Trichoderma asperellum chromosome 1, complete sequence genome is shown below.
CATCGGCACCAGACAGCCAGACAAAACCTATACCGATCGCAAGTCCGCTCGTGTCGTGGCCCTCAAGCCCTCCGGCGACGTTGCCGTCATCCACGTCAAAGTAGGAAACTATTACAAGCTCCCTGGCGGCGGTATTGAAGCGGGCGAAAGTCACTCTGACGCTGCCCAGCGCGAGGTCAAGGAAGAAACCGGAGCGGTAGTCGCCTTGCGCAGCACTTATTTTGCCACTACTGAAGAGTTTcgcttccatcttcatcaggTTTCTTACTGCTATTTGGCCGATGTGCTCGATGACACTGGCGAGCCATGCTTGACCGAAGAGGAGCTGGCTGATGGGTTTACTCACCAGTGGATGAATATCGACAAGGCCATGGAGGTCATGGCTGCGGCAGAGCCAACCACAGAATTTGGCTGTTTCGTCAAAGAGCGAGATACGTATGTCCTTGCCGTGGCTGCTAAGATCATGGAGACCAGGCAGGGCTAGAAAATGAAACCATTGGACATGGCACTAAAGCTACTGATCAGACAGCAAGGGAAGGCAGTTACatatagaattaaaaaaaaaataagctactGTATGCGGTTTGATAGAAGAATTGCATCTCCTGAACGAGATATGAAAAGGGCAGAGAGGGCTGcgtgatgaagaggatttACGCATCAACTCACTTCTTTTACCAAAGATCCATCCTACAACAACAGTAAATTTGTTAAATTTAcagctttttcctttttgcctttttttaaaaaaaaaaaaaaaaaaaaaaaaagaatgaaggTGTCTCTTATCGTACTCGCAACCACTGGCCTCTTATCCGCCGCAGAAGCGTGCAAATGCTGATACGACAAAATGTTAAAATTTGGCCCCCTTCTACCGGCACATGATACTCTCGGGTAATAGAATAATGATTGCCGAAGAACACCCATATAACTGCCAGCTTttgtatattataaatacggTATGAACGGAACCACATTCCCCATGATGAATCTAGATATTGCCTGAATGCTCCTTGCCTCTCATAAAACT
Proteins encoded:
- a CDS encoding uncharacterized protein (EggNog:ENOG41), coding for MAASLHASNHKAIGTRQPDKTYTDRKSARVVALKPSGDVAVIHVKVGNYYKLPGGGIEAGESHSDAAQREVKEETGAVVALRSTYFATTEEFRFHLHQVSYCYLADVLDDTGEPCLTEEELADGFTHQWMNIDKAMEVMAAAEPTTEFGCFVKERDTSVQMLIRQNVKIWPPSTGT